In a single window of the Streptococcus ilei genome:
- a CDS encoding ABC transporter ATP-binding protein, with protein MATLLKIEDIHKTFEAGTVNENHVLKGLDLTVEEGDFISVIGGNGAGKSTLMNILAGGLQVDQGDILLEGKSIKQTSVRKRAKEIARVFQDPKMGTASRLTIEENMAIAKKRGARRGLSWGVKEKDREEFKTALKELNIGLENRLKVDTQYLSGGQRQALTLVMAALVKPKLLLLDEHTSALDPKTSEMVMELTQKIVESHDLTTLMITHDMNHAIAYGNRLIMLYQGKIVVDVKGEEKKNLTVEDLMRLFHQNSGETLVSDELVLG; from the coding sequence ATGGCAACATTGTTAAAAATCGAAGATATACATAAGACATTTGAAGCAGGAACAGTCAATGAAAACCATGTTCTCAAAGGCTTGGACCTGACAGTAGAAGAAGGAGATTTCATTTCCGTCATCGGAGGAAATGGAGCAGGGAAATCGACATTGATGAACATTCTGGCAGGTGGCTTGCAAGTGGACCAAGGAGATATCCTGTTAGAAGGAAAATCTATTAAGCAGACCAGTGTTCGGAAGCGTGCTAAGGAGATCGCCCGTGTTTTCCAGGATCCTAAGATGGGGACGGCTTCCCGCTTGACCATTGAAGAAAATATGGCCATTGCTAAAAAACGGGGAGCAAGACGGGGACTCAGTTGGGGGGTTAAAGAAAAAGACCGCGAAGAATTTAAAACGGCTTTGAAGGAACTCAATATTGGTTTGGAAAATCGCCTCAAAGTGGACACGCAATATTTATCAGGGGGACAACGGCAAGCTTTGACCTTGGTCATGGCTGCCTTGGTCAAACCAAAACTCTTGCTACTGGATGAACATACCTCAGCGCTCGATCCCAAGACCAGTGAAATGGTCATGGAATTGACGCAAAAGATCGTGGAAAGTCATGATTTGACAACCTTGATGATTACGCATGATATGAACCATGCCATCGCATATGGCAATCGTTTGATCATGCTCTACCAAGGCAAAATTGTGGTCGACGTTAAAGGGGAAGAAAAGAAGAACCTGACGGTTGAAGACTTGATGCGCCTTTTTCATCAGAATAGTGGTGAAACCTTGGTGAGTGACGAATTGGTTTTGGGATAA
- a CDS encoding ABC transporter permease has translation MDLVLSSLSEGLLWSIMAIGIFLTFRILDIADMTAEGAFPLGAAVVASQIQAGQNPWLATLFSIFAGMLAGLVSGLLHTKMKIPALLTGIVTLTGLYSINIKIMGGVPNLSIGDSSTIFKSVMGLGLSNEAAVFAVSLSCLLLVCLILTLLMKTQIGLVLRSTGDNIPMSEANGVNVDTMKIFGYMISNGLVALCGALFAQTDGFSDVTSGTGTIVVGLSAVILAEVLIHDLTIGGRLLSIGVGAIVYRLIILNIYEIPNLDQNLVRLFNAILLALVLFAPEAQKRLKIRGLKLTSN, from the coding sequence ATGGATTTAGTATTATCAAGTTTATCTGAAGGTTTATTGTGGTCGATTATGGCCATTGGTATATTCTTAACATTCCGCATTTTAGATATAGCGGATATGACAGCAGAAGGGGCTTTCCCGCTTGGAGCGGCAGTCGTTGCATCCCAAATTCAAGCAGGTCAAAACCCATGGTTAGCGACCCTCTTTTCTATTTTTGCAGGGATGTTAGCAGGTCTAGTTTCTGGCCTCCTTCATACTAAGATGAAGATCCCCGCACTCTTAACAGGGATTGTGACCCTGACGGGTCTCTATTCGATCAATATTAAGATCATGGGAGGTGTTCCTAATTTATCCATTGGAGATTCAAGTACCATCTTCAAGTCTGTGATGGGGCTGGGTTTGTCCAATGAGGCTGCTGTCTTTGCTGTTAGTCTTTCTTGTTTGTTATTGGTCTGTCTGATTTTGACCCTCTTAATGAAAACTCAGATTGGCTTGGTTCTTCGTTCAACGGGTGACAATATCCCAATGAGTGAGGCCAATGGGGTGAATGTGGACACCATGAAGATTTTCGGTTATATGATTTCTAATGGACTGGTTGCATTGTGTGGGGCTCTCTTCGCTCAGACAGATGGCTTCTCAGACGTGACTTCTGGTACAGGGACCATCGTCGTAGGACTTAGCGCCGTTATTCTAGCAGAAGTCTTGATCCATGATTTGACCATTGGAGGACGCTTACTTTCGATTGGAGTGGGGGCAATTGTTTACCGCCTCATTATCCTCAATATCTATGAAATTCCAAACTTAGATCAAAACTTAGTCCGTTTGTTTAATGCTATTCTCTTGGCCTTGGTCTTGTTTGCACCAGAAGCCCAGAAACGTCTCAAGATTCGTGGATTAAAATTAACCAGCAACTAA
- a CDS encoding ABC transporter substrate-binding protein: protein MKVVKKLIAPVLVVGLLMTSLLSLHHLKTSKHQKIKIGISQYITHKSLDTTRKGFVEELAKQGYVDGEEIEIDYQNAQGEQRNLKNISNQLSQESDLVFAIATPSAQSIANTSKRTPVVFSAVTDPLAAKLVKNLDRPSGNVTGTSDQSSDAIATQVDLIQKVLPTAKTIGILYTQSEPNSVVQKEEAKKVLEAKGYRVVEKTILDSNNVKAAADSLMSEVDLVFIPTDNIISSTMETIKQVSLKHKVPVIGGSIEMAQVGGLYTYGTDYTELGRQSARMAIRILKGEKVADLAVEAPKNLELYVNKEMAKKLGIDLSGINEKK, encoded by the coding sequence ATGAAAGTTGTAAAGAAGTTAATTGCCCCGGTTCTGGTAGTTGGTCTATTGATGACCTCTCTCTTGAGCCTCCATCACTTGAAGACCTCTAAGCATCAAAAGATTAAGATTGGGATTTCTCAGTATATTACCCATAAGTCTCTTGATACAACTCGAAAAGGCTTTGTGGAAGAGTTAGCAAAACAAGGCTATGTAGATGGAGAAGAGATTGAAATTGATTATCAAAATGCTCAAGGGGAGCAGAGAAATTTGAAAAACATTTCAAATCAATTATCACAGGAAAGTGACCTTGTGTTTGCCATTGCGACTCCATCGGCACAAAGTATTGCCAATACGAGCAAAAGAACCCCTGTAGTCTTTTCTGCAGTGACGGACCCTCTGGCTGCTAAGTTGGTCAAGAACTTGGATCGTCCTAGTGGCAATGTGACAGGAACGAGCGACCAATCTTCAGATGCCATTGCTACGCAAGTCGATCTGATTCAAAAGGTTTTGCCAACAGCTAAGACGATTGGGATCCTCTATACGCAAAGTGAACCCAACTCAGTCGTTCAAAAAGAGGAAGCCAAGAAGGTTCTTGAGGCTAAAGGCTACCGTGTCGTAGAGAAAACCATCTTAGACAGTAATAATGTGAAAGCAGCAGCGGACAGTTTGATGTCAGAGGTCGATCTAGTCTTTATTCCAACAGACAACATTATTTCCTCTACGATGGAAACGATCAAACAAGTTTCTTTAAAACACAAAGTTCCAGTCATTGGAGGTTCAATTGAAATGGCTCAAGTAGGAGGGCTCTATACCTATGGGACAGACTACACCGAGTTGGGTCGTCAATCTGCCCGGATGGCGATTCGTATCCTGAAAGGGGAAAAGGTAGCCGATCTGGCAGTGGAAGCCCCTAAGAATTTAGAATTATATGTCAACAAAGAGATGGCTAAGAAATTAGGAATTGATCTCTCTGGTATAAACGAAAAGAAATAG